A region from the Triticum aestivum cultivar Chinese Spring chromosome 3D, IWGSC CS RefSeq v2.1, whole genome shotgun sequence genome encodes:
- the LOC123080227 gene encoding protein BLISTER, producing the protein MASASASTDVASSREASRQAGKKALEEFRKKKKKAAKKATAAVVDQAAPVVPSVVENPLPNSNNGNPGQGLVSDLDSSTPSTSSAPSASYENDPTTSSRVTGFLSNGPVVADASANVTTVAPLQDSVDDGGSKFYGNLSFSDLVNGHHDDWRGDIAHKRVELSPDKDLPLTSKLSAFGNTDSGSQSTEVLSKWGGNSSLSQVHGIKQSSSFSSGNLLGKSESTFSQDYSPENDIFGRLRATSKDSSQAGHSAYTSNQDYGSIFSSSKVADGLGHDANIGMLRNASDSTSTNFDKQDPFLSTAYPTAYNRSRPSFLDSIGVQRALPAEAPYVEPSKASNKLFSSSNSESSSVQQPNQQSTQNSVVDNSVITGRQEYNSEKGPYDNSVLPDSLPSKDEKSLHYGNQMFQDFTSHEKDDGFASLEQLIEDLTTEKFSLQRTLEKSQELAQNLATDNSALTDKFNQQAHVISQLTSDMERLQDEIQAQLLALETIRSEYANAQLECNAADERGKVLAAEVILLEDKALKLRSNELKLEKEVEGLNSEISSYKRKVSSLEKERQHLQSTVEALQEEKKLLHSKLRNIPVSEKVNVIEKPSADKRDASTATEDLDTGESSSSQTLTSTSDPLQDVVTSVSQFNNMSDFPSFGDASSSIPEDQLRMIDNINSLMSELAVEREELMRALRIESSNCSKLKELNRDLTQKLETQTQRLELLTSERMANENVLARQVDTHFNDATMYADEGDEVVERVLGWIMKLFPGGPKRRTSKLH; encoded by the exons ATggcgtcggcgtcggcctccaCCGACGTCGCGTCCTCGCGCGAGGCGAGTCGCCAGGCCGGGAAGAAAGCG CTGGAGGAGTTccgtaagaagaagaagaaggccgcgaaGAAGGCCACCGCCGCTGTAGTAGACCAGGCAGCGCCTGTGGTTCCCAGCGTAGTGGAGAACCCCCTGCCAAACTCCAATAATGGCAACCCTGGACAGGGTTTGGTGTCTGATTTGGACTCAAGCACACCAAGCACATCATCTGCGCCATCTGCTTCCTATGAGAATGACCCAACCACTTCTTCCAGAGTCACCGGATTTCTGTCAAATGGTCCTGTAGTTGCAGATGCATCAGCTAATGTTACTACTGTTGCCCCCCTGCAAGATTCTGTTGATGACGGAGGGAGCAAGTTTTATGGAAACTTGAGCTTTTCTGATCTAGTTAATGGGCATCACGATGATTGGAGAGGCGATATTGCCCATAAAAGGGTAGAGCTCAGTCCTGACAAGGATCTGCCTTTGACATCTAAATTAAGTGCATTTGGAAACACTGACAGTGGTTCCCAGTCTACCGAGGTCTTGTCAAAATGGGGAGGAAATTCTTCGTTGAGTCAAGTACATGGTATCAAGCAATCCAGTTCATTTTCATCTGGCAACCTTCTTGGGAAGTCTGAAAGCACTTTCTCTCAGGATTACTCCCCAGAAAATGATATCTTTGGCCGCTTACGAG CTACCTCCAAAGACTCTTCCCAAGCAGGGCACTCCGCATATACCAGCAACCAGGACTATGGCAGTATCTTTAGTAGTTCTAAAGTTGCTGATGGTTTAGGTCATGATGCAAATATCGGAATGCTTCGGAATGCATCAGATTCCACATCTACCAATTTTGATAAACAGGATCCTTTTCTGTCAACTGCTTATCCAACTGCATACAATCGATCTCGGCCATCTTTTCTTGATTCTATTGGAGTACAAAGAGCTCTTCCAGCAGAAGCCCCGTACGTTGAACCTTCAAAAGCAAGCAACAAGCTATTCAGCAGTTCAAATTCCGAGAGTTCTTCTGTTCAGCAGCCAAACCAACAATCCACGCAAAACAGTGTTGTGGATAATTCTGTTATAACAGGGAGACAAGAGTATAATAGTGAAAAGGGGCCATATGACAATTCCGTACTTCCTGATTCCTTGCCTTCCAAAGATGAAAAAAGTCTGCATTATGGTAATCAAATGTTCCAAGATTTCACAAGTCATGAGAAAGATGACGGTTTTGCATCACTAGAGCAG CTCATCGAGGATTTGACAACAGAGAAGTTTTCGTTACAAAGGACTTTAGAGAAATCTCAAGAATTAGCACAAAATTTGGCAACGGATAACTCAGCATTGACAGATAAGTTCAACCAACAG GCACACGTTATCAGCCAGTTGACCTCTGACATGGAGAGGTTGCAGGATGAAATTCAAGCTCAACTG CTGGCACTTGAGACCATCAGATCGGAATATGCCAATGCCCAACTAGAATGCAATGCTGCAGATGAGAGGGGCAAAGTACTCGCAGCAGAAGTCATTCTATTGGAAGATAAG GCTCTTAAACTTAGgtcaaatgagttgaaacttgaaAAGGAAGTGGAGGGTTTAAATTCAGAGATCTCTTCCTACAA ACGCAAAGTTTCTAGTCTAGAGAAGGAACGTCAGCATCTTCAATCTACTGTCGAGGCTCTTCAAGAAG AAAAGAAGCTCCTGCACTCTAAATTGAGAAACATTCCTGTGAGTGAGAAGGTAAATGTCATAGAAAAACCATCAGCCGACAAAAGAGATGCATCAACTGCGACGGAGGATTTAG ATACAGGGGAAAGCAGCTCTTCACAAACACTGACCAGTACCAGTGACCCATTACAAGATGTTGTAACATCTGTTTCACAGTTTAATAATATGTCTGATTTTCCTTCCTTCGGAGACGCATCTTCTAGCATTCCAGAAGATCAGCTCAGAATGATTGACAACATCAACTCCTTGATGTCGGAG TTAGCAGTGGAGAGAGAAGAGCTAATGCGAGCACTGAGAATCGAGTCATCAAACTGCTCCAAGCTGAAG GAGCTGAACAGGGATCTAACACAAAAGCTGGAGACTCAGACACAGAGACTTGAGCTATTGACTTCTGAAAGGATGGCCAATGAGAATGTCCTTGCAAGACAGGTCGACACACACTTCAATGATGCAACAATGTATGCTGATGAAGGGGACGAG GTTGTCGAAAGGGTGCTTGGCTGGATAATGAAGCTCTTCCCTGGCGGGCCAAAGCGTCGCACCAGCAAACTTCACTAG
- the LOC123080228 gene encoding uncharacterized protein translates to MAPAYLATIHALRRAARWAPAALFSSGIVAGDKPVLVRDFVRSALYNPNHGYFSKRSGPVGVLDSAIRFHKLEGRTAYMKHLDKLYKMHDISWFTPVELFKPWYAYAIAASILRTANLSVPLKIYEIGGGSGTCAKCILDYMMLNAPPKVYNNMKYISVEISSSLAEKQLETVGEVQSHLSKFTVEHRDATDIAGWGCKDPQPCWVLMLEVLDNLPHDLVYSPDQVSPWMEVWIEKVNGSSQVCEVYKPLQDPLVSRCSEIVGMNEENPSLREKLSFAAKGLVSKVFPKPRRAWLPTGCLKLLDTLHQTLPSMSLIASDFSYLPDVSIPGDRAPLVSSKKDGKTLDHPNYLDAQGDADIFFPTDFLLLEQIDHHCSGFSKDQMKRGAFKPVKSRRTIILDSAAFMEEFGMPLKTRTKDGYNPLLDDFRNTKFYLSVPTHNKK, encoded by the exons ATGGCGCCGGCGTACTTGGCGACCATCCACGCGCTCCGGCGCGCGGCGCGGTGGGCCCCGGCGGCGCTGTTCTCGTCGGggatcgtcgccggcgacaagcccgTTCTG GTGCGCGATTTCGTGAGGTCGGCGCTCTACAACCCCAACCACGGCTACTTCTCCAAGCGGTCGGGGCCCGTCGGCGTGCTCGACTCCGCCATCCGCTTCCACAAGCTCGAGG GGAGGACTGCGTACATGAAGCATCTTGATAAGCTGTATAAGATGCATGATATCTCTTGGTTTACTCCAGTGGAGCTTTTCAAG CCATGGTATGCCTATGCAATAGCTGCGTCAATCCTTCGCACGGCTAATCTTTCAGTCCCATTGAAG ATATATGAAATCGGAGGTGGATCCGGGACATGTGCAAAGTGCATACTTGATTACATGATGTTAAATGCTCCGCCAAAAGTCTACAATAATATGAAATACAT CTCAGTAGAGATTAGCTCCTCCCTTGCTGAAAAGCAGTTGGAAACTGTCGGTGAAGTGCAGAGCCATTTGTCAAAGTTCACAGTGGAGCATCGTGATGCAACTGACATAGCTGGATGGG GCTGCAAGGACCCTCAACCATGCTGGGTGCTAATGCTTGAG GTACTTGACAATCTACCTCATGACCTTGTCTATTCACCAGATCAGGTCTCTCCATGGATGGAGGTGTGGATTGAAAAAGTAAATGGCAG TTCACAAGTCTGTGAGGTCTACAAACCATTGCAAGACCCATTAGTTTCCCGCTGCAGTGAGATTGTTGGCATGAATGAAGAGAATCCATCTTTGAGAGAAAAACTATCATTCGCTGCAAAAGGACTCGTCTCAAAAGTATTCCCGAAGCCTAGGAGAGCTTGGTTACCAACCGGATGTTTG AAACTACTGGATACTTTGCATCAAACTTTGCCAAGTATGTCCCTTATTGCTTCAGACTTCAGTTATCTTCCTGATGTTAGCATACCTGGCGATAGAGCTCCATTGGTTTCTTCAAAG AAAGATGGGAAAACTTTGGATCATCCCAACTATCTTGATGCACAG GGCGATGCAGATATCTTCTTCCCAACCGATTTCTTGCTGTTGGAGCAGATCGACCACCACTGCTCTGGTTTCTCGAAAGACCAGATGAAGCGTGGTGCATTTAAACCAGTGAAGAGTAGGAGAACAATCATA CTTGATTCGGCTGCCTTTATGGAGGAGTTTGGGATGCCACTGAAGACGAGGACCAAAGATGGATACAATCCACTTCTTGATGATTTCAGGAACACAAAGTTCTATCTCAGTGTGCCTACCCACAACAAGAAGTAG